In one window of Rhodospirillaceae bacterium DNA:
- the atpC gene encoding ATP synthase F1 subunit epsilon, with protein sequence MADKVQFEVVTPTQLLRNEEADMVVVPGADGDFGVLPNHAPVLSSVRPGTVDIHEDGKVRDRLFVRGGFAEVTGERCVLLAEEAVPVSELDSAEAETALSEANDRLGNAEADSVEHKNALTDVRVAEAMVRAAGMASD encoded by the coding sequence CAATTTGAGGTGGTAACCCCGACCCAGCTTCTCAGAAATGAAGAAGCCGATATGGTGGTGGTGCCCGGTGCCGACGGTGATTTTGGTGTCCTGCCTAACCATGCGCCGGTGTTATCATCCGTGCGACCGGGGACAGTTGATATCCACGAAGATGGCAAAGTTCGGGATCGTTTGTTTGTCCGCGGCGGTTTTGCCGAAGTGACGGGTGAGCGCTGTGTCCTGTTGGCGGAAGAAGCCGTTCCGGTATCGGAACTAGACTCGGCAGAAGCTGAAACGGCGCTTAGTGAGGCCAATGATCGATTGGGAAACGCCGAAGCTGATAGCGTAGAACATAAAAATGCGCTGACCGACGTTCGCGTCGCCGAAGCCATGGTTCGCGCCGCGGGCATGGCATCTGATTGA